Proteins found in one Quercus robur chromosome 2, dhQueRobu3.1, whole genome shotgun sequence genomic segment:
- the LOC126694258 gene encoding uncharacterized protein LOC126694258 codes for MEVRPTLSFSKKDKIGTIQPHDDALIVALRIGGYNVKRVLVDHGSGIEIMYPDLYKGLNLKPEDLTAYDSPLVSFDGKVDIPKDQIRLPIQIGSEVVDVNFIVVDNYSPYTAIMARPWLHTLGAVSSTLHLKVKYLSGNQVEKLIRSQSMARQCLVAAIMHQPEAESLASTEGGS; via the coding sequence ATGGAGGTCCGACCTACGTTGAGCTTTTCGAAGAAGGACAAAATTGGAACCATACAACCACACGATGATGCTTTAATAGTAGCGCTCAGGATAGGAGGCTATAATGTGAAGAGAGTGTTGGTAGACCACGGTAGTGGTATAGAAATTATGTACCCTGACTTATACAAAGGGCTGAACCTGAAGCCTGAGGATTTGACAGCATATGATTCACCTTTGGTAAGCTTTGATGGAAAAGTTGACATTCCAAAGGATCAGATTAGACTACCCATACAAATAGGTTCAGAGGTAGTAGACGTGAACTTCATTGTGGTGGATAATTATTCTCCATACACGGCCATTATGGCAAGACCATGGCTCCACACCCTGGGGGCTGTTTCTTCCACCCTGCATTTAAAGGTAAAATATCTGTCCGGGAACCAAGTTGAAAAGCTTATTAGGAGTCAATCTATGGCTAGGCAGTGCCTGGTGGCTGCAATTATGCATCAGCCTGAAGCTGAGTCTTTAGCCTCTACTGAGGGAGGCTCATAG